The Planctellipticum variicoloris DNA window ACGATGAGTACCGGTCGGCGATTGTGAATGAGCCGCGGGGCTCGGATGTGATGGTCGGGGCGCTGCTCTGCCCGCCAGTCGATCCGACGTGCGTCGCCGGCGTGATCTTCTTTAACAACGTCGGCTATCTGGGGATGTGCGGACATGGCACGATCGGCGTCGCCGTCGCCCTGGGACACCTCGGCCGAATTGTCGCCGGTCGGCACAAACTCGAAACGCCGGTCGGCGTGATCGCATTCGACTACGACGGCCGGTCGCGGGTGACGCTGGAGAATGTTCCGAGTTACCGATTCCGGACTGGCGTAACGGTTCCGGTGGAGGGACATGGCCCGATCACCGGGGACGTCGCCTGGGGTGGGAACTGGTTCTTCCTCGTGGGCGAGCACGGGCAGTCGCTTACCGTCGACCGGGCCGAGGCGCTGACGGATTTCACCTGGCGCATTCGCGAGGCGCTGGTCCGCGAGGGTGTGACCGGAGAGGATGGTGCGGAAATCGATCACGTCGAGCTGTTCGGGCCGCCCGTCGACCCGGCGAATGACAGCCGGAATTTTGTGCTGTGCCCCGGCAAAGCCTACGATCGATCCCCGTGCGGCACGGGGACGAGCGCCAAGCTGGCCTGCCTGGCGGCTGCCGGCGAGCTGGCCGAAGGAGACGTCTGGCGGCAGGAAAGTCTGGTCGGGAGCGCGTTCGAAGGCCAGTATCGC harbors:
- a CDS encoding proline racemase family protein, whose amino-acid sequence is MRRIEVIDTHTGGEPTRVVHAGGPPLPDGSLTERRQAFRQQYDEYRSAIVNEPRGSDVMVGALLCPPVDPTCVAGVIFFNNVGYLGMCGHGTIGVAVALGHLGRIVAGRHKLETPVGVIAFDYDGRSRVTLENVPSYRFRTGVTVPVEGHGPITGDVAWGGNWFFLVGEHGQSLTVDRAEALTDFTWRIREALVREGVTGEDGAEIDHVELFGPPVDPANDSRNFVLCPGKAYDRSPCGTGTSAKLACLAAAGELAEGDVWRQESLVGSAFEGQYRLEAGRCIPLITGKAYVNAEATLLLDPEDPFEMGIRR